One Hippoglossus stenolepis isolate QCI-W04-F060 chromosome 9, HSTE1.2, whole genome shotgun sequence genomic region harbors:
- the LOC118115672 gene encoding F-box/LRR-repeat protein 2, whose amino-acid sequence MFFTLCKNHLEDVKVTSCTGPGLHGDQILPQIGQLCDHVTSVDMSWSGATDMGVKALSDGRAGLRLKSVVLNGCHVTDDPLKKLVMRHRESLCRLEVFGCQFLTASCLQTIYEMCPGLKHLNVGQVPKVNTHSLTVMASQLKCLISLNLTGLQAVTDVTVATLLQNYVELESLTLSSCPGVTDLTLHNISKYTPCIRSLDVSGCKAVTDAGVQSLTLGCRRLQQLDLSSTGAGNRGVTLLANYCSKHLQTVKLSFCHITSEKILKLCRRSRRLRLLHLYGCAHLPSEREIREVNAIVKVYPLS is encoded by the exons GATGTCAAGGTCACAAGTTGTACTGGTCCTGGTCTCCATGGTGACCAGATACTGCCTCAGATTGGTCAGCTGTGTGACCATGTGACTAGTGTGGACATGAGCTGGAGTGGAGCAACAGATATGGGAGTCAAAGCTCTGAGTGACGGCCGGGCAGg GTTGAGACTAAAATCAGTTGTCCTGAACGGCTGCCATGTCACTGATGACCCACTCAAGAAACTTGtcatgagacacagagagag TCTGTGCAGGCTGGAGGTGTTTGGCTGTCAGTTCCTCACTGCGTCCTGTCTACAGACAATATATGAG ATGTGTCCTGGTCTAAAGCATCTTAACGTCGGACAGGTGCCTaaagtcaacacacacagtctcacagtGATGGCATCACAGCTCAAATGTCTCATTTCCCTTAATCTCACTGGTCTACAGGCA GTCACTGATGTCACAGTGGCCACTTTGCTTCAAAACTATGTCGAACTTGAGAGTTTGACCCTCAGTTCTTGTCCTGGAGTCACGGACCTGACACTGCACAACATCAGCAAATATACACCATGCATtag atCCCTGGATGTGAGTGGCTGTAAGGCAGTGACCGATGCAGGAGTTCAGTCTCTGACTCTGGGATGTCGACGGCTTCAGCAGCTGGACCTCAGCTCCACTGGTGCAGGGAACAGAGG GGTTACTCTGTTGGCAAATTACTGCAGTAAACACCTCCAAACTGTCAAACTCAGCTTCTGCCACATCACCTCAGAGAAGATCCTGAAGCTCTGCAGACGCAGCAGGAG gCTGAGGTTGCTACATCTCTACGGCTGTGCACATCTCCCcagtgagagagagatcagagaaGTTAACGCCATAGTTAAAGTTTACCCTCTGTcgtga
- the rasef gene encoding ras and EF-hand domain-containing protein, which yields MASSTKGMSEEEKTRLTSLFHTYDVDYSGCIEKDEFFTICKELHVPSQEAENIFTRLDVDKDGTVTLEEFISGFKERNQEEEEEEDSEEEEKHSFSNNKEQIISSQPSINGMSAEERDRLRALFNAYDVDNSGRIERNEFLTICAELQVSAAEADRIFDKLDVDNDGTVTLLEFISGFHDRYGEDMESDGGDMSDAWENFEERLGEQAKFIPRHEQAATLYQNISLTEPRMIPQFETVILNFTKEIKQQNSEMENLALAIKRAQDQASMQLSEMEEEMDQRIHAAERKTREQEKKRGESELNELRRSFETEVCELQCKIQRMQMIEDKYKTITVKDESPALKKKISELTMENQHLKQDLMRSQTKVACLHSDMDTLKTELTDQSMSSEQDEELMKTFADERDILENQIEILQNANRKLHDSNDGLRTALERTSRSVNGAEIKERSRSKSICYTSPYALMERFGQRMDDFPLYGRRPSCDTLALAMCDPGLKRRDSSECEEDSLPEVYMDSGLSTLRGSHGGYDSEQEVKGQEEEEEEEEREEKKVEDDNNDSMMGETSDTEPADTQDGESAIGSDSSSVLDWKLPEPVGEINTPPPTTRKALTAISVQKDSGSVDQGYRTSEKAFRIVLAGDAAVGKSSFLLRLCKNEFKLNSSATLGVDFQIKTLVVDGEPVLLQLWDTAGQERFRSIAKSYFRRADGVLLLYDITCEKSFLNVREWVDMIEQDVSMEDIPIMLVGNKCDLREYEVNCVPTSYGEKLAMTYNTLFCETSAKDGSNILEAVLHLARQVKEQASLNRKSHYQSLPSLDAPRKKPNFSCCT from the exons atGGCCTCATCAACAAAAGGCATgagtgaagaggaaaaaactcGTCTGACTTCGCTCTTTCACACCTACGATGTGGATTACTCAGGATGCATTGAGAAAGATGAATTCTTCACCATTTGCAAGGAGCTTCACGTCCCGTCCCAGGAGGCAGAAAACATATTCACCCGCCTGGACGTCGACAAGGACGGAACAGTGACTTTGGAGGAGTTCATCAGCGGCTTCAAAGAACGaaaccaggaggaggaagaggaggaggacagtgaagaagaggagaaacactCATTTTCAAATAACAAGGAGCAGATCATATCCAG CCAGCCCTCCATCAATGGTATGAGCGCGGAGGAGCGTGACCGGCTGCGCGCCCTCTTTAACGCCTACGACGTGGACAACTCGGGCCGCATCGAGAGGAACGAGTTTCTCACCATCTGTGCGGAGCTGCAGGTGTCCGCCGCCGAGGCCGACCGCATCTTCGACAAGTTGGACGTGGACAACGACGGCACCGTCACCCTGCTGGAGTTCATCAGCGGCTTCCACGACCGCTACGGGGAAGACATGGAGTCGGACGGAGGGGACATGTCCGACGCCTGGGAGAACTTCGAGGAGCGGCTGGGCGAGCAGGCCAAGTTCATCCCCAG acatgaacaggCAGCGACGTTGTACCAGAACATCAGCCTGACGGAGCCCAGAATGATTCCTCAGTTCGAGACAGTCATCCTGAACTTCACCAAAGAGATCAAACAGCAAAACTCTGAGATGGAGAACCTGGCCCTCGCCATCAAGCG AGCGCAGGACCAGGCGTCGATGCAGCTCAgtgagatggaggaggagatggaccAACGCATTCACGCTGCGGAGAGAAAAACACGGGAGCAG gagAAGAAGCGAGGAGAGAGCGAACTGAACGAGTTACGGAGAAGTTTCGAGACTGAagtgtgtgagctgcagtgtAAGATCCAGAGGATGCAGATG ATCGAAGATAAGTACAAGACCATCACTGTGAAAGACGAGAGTCCAGCTTTGAAGAAGAAGATCAGTGAGCTGACAATG gagaACCAGCATTTAAAGCAGGACCTGATGAGATCTCAGACCAAAGTGGCCTGTCTACACAGTGACATGGACACGCTGAAGACAGAGTTAACCGATCAAAGCATGAGCTCTGAACA AGACGAGGAGCTCATGAAAACTTTTGCCGATGAGCGTGACATCCTGGAGAATCAGATCGAGATTCTGCA aaaCGCCAACAGGAAGCTCCATGACAGTAACGATGGCCTGAGAACAGCTCTGGAGAGGACATCAAGG TCTGTTAACGGTGCAGAAATTAAGGAGAGAAGCAGAAGTAAAAGCATCTGCTACACGTCCCCATATGCATTAATGGAGAG GTTCGGTCAGCGTATGGACGACTTCCCTCTGTACGGGCGGCGGCCCAGCTGTGACACGCTGGCCTTGGCCATGTGCGACCCAGGCCTGAAGCGCAGGGACAGCAGTGAGTGTGAGGAGGACAGCCTGCCCGAGGTCTACATGGACAGCGGCCTGTCGACGCTCAGAGGCTCGCACGGAGGCTACGACTCTGAGCAGGAGGTCAAGGgtcaagaggaggaggaggaggaggaggagagagaggagaagaaggtggaggaCGACAACAATGACAGCATGATGGGAGAAACGTCTGACACTGAG cctgcagacacacaagacGGTGAATCAGCAATCGGGTCGgacagcagctcagtgttgGACTGGAAGCTGCCTGAACCCGTTGGTGAGATTAATACCCCGCCACCGACTACACGGAAAGCCCTCACCGCCATCAGTGTTCAG AAGGACTCGGGCAGCGTTGACCAGGGCTACAGGACCTCAGAGAAAGCCTTCAGGATCGTGTTGGCCGGAGATGCTGCCGTGGGAAAGTCCAGCTTCCTGCTGCGTCTCTGCAAGAACGAATTCAAACTTAACTCCAGCGCAACTCTGG GGGTGGACTTTCAGATCAAGACACTTGTTGTAGATGGAGAGCCTGTTTTACTACAACTATGGGACACTGCAGGACAGGAAAG GTTTCGCAGTATTGCAAAGTCTTATTTCCGGCGGGCGGACGGCGTGTTGCTGCTGTACGACATCACCTGTGAAAAGAGCTTCCTGAATGTGAGAGAGTGGGTGGACATGATCGAG CAGGACGTGAGTATGGAGGACATTCCCATCATGCTCGTGGGTAATAAGTGTGATCTCAGAGAATATGAAGTTAACTGTGTTCCCACCAGCTACGGAGAAAAACTGGCCATG ACATACAACACTCTGTTCTGTGAAACTAGCGCCAAAGATGGCTCCAACATCCTGGAGGCCGTGCTGCATCTGGCCAG gcaGGTAAAAGAACAGGCATCCTTAAATCGAAAGAGTCACTATCAGTCGCTGCCCAGCTTGGACGCTCCCCGGAAGAAACCAAACTTCTCCTGTTGCACCTGA